From Aurantimicrobium sp. INA4, one genomic window encodes:
- a CDS encoding AzlD domain-containing protein: MTLWTTVIAASVLSFAVKYIGYIIPQRLLEKPTFTRITNLLTVAMLAALVAVQTLGAGQAVVFDARVPAVILAAILFSFRVPFIIVVAIAGVVAVVLRNLGWMA, translated from the coding sequence ATGACACTGTGGACAACAGTTATCGCAGCATCAGTGCTTTCTTTTGCAGTGAAATACATCGGCTACATCATCCCGCAACGACTTTTGGAAAAGCCCACCTTCACCAGAATTACAAACCTGTTGACTGTGGCCATGCTGGCAGCACTTGTTGCCGTTCAAACCTTGGGCGCAGGACAAGCAGTCGTGTTCGATGCTCGGGTTCCTGCGGTGATCCTGGCGGCAATCTTGTTTAGTTTCCGGGTGCCCTTCATCATTGTGGTTGCAATTGCCGGAGTGGTGGCTGTCGTGCTGCGTAATCTGGGCTGGATGGCTTAG